The following are from one region of the Flavobacteriaceae bacterium UJ101 genome:
- the PARS|proS gene encoding proline--tRNA ligase (Catalyzes the attachment of proline to tRNA(Pro) in a two-step reaction: proline is first activated by ATP to form Pro- AMP and then transferred to the acceptor end of tRNA(Pro); Belongs to the class-II aminoacyl-tRNA synthetase family. ProS type 3 subfamily.; KEGG: scr:SCHRY_v1c08780 prolyl-tRNA synthetase) produces the protein MAKLTKRSEDYSKWYNELVVNADLAENSGVRGCMVIKPYGYAIWEKMQAELDRMFKETGHQNAYFPLFVPKSLFEAEEKNAEGFAKECAVVTHYRLKNDEENPGKLKVDANAKLEEELIVRPTSEAIIWSTYKKWIQSYRDLPILVNQWANVVRWEMRTRLFLRTAEFLWQEGHTAHATKKEAIEESEQMQAVYAQFAEEFMAMPVIKGRKTESERFAGADETYTIEALMQDGKALQAGTSHFLGQNFAKAFDVKFTSKEGKQEYVWATSWGVSTRLMGGLIMTHSDDFGLVLPPKLAPIQVVIVPIFKGEEQLAQISEKANQIVSALRSKGISVKFDNRDTHKPGWKFAQYELQGVPTRIAIGPRDLENGTCELARRDTLEKKIYSLDEVSEVIPTLLEDIQKNIYNKALNYRNEHITEVNSYEEFKEVLETKGGFVSAHWDGTTETEEKIQAETKATIRCIPLDIKEEEGICIYSGKPSKHKVLFAKAY, from the coding sequence ATGGCTAAGTTAACAAAAAGATCGGAAGATTATTCAAAATGGTATAATGAATTAGTTGTCAATGCAGACCTTGCCGAGAATTCAGGTGTTAGAGGTTGTATGGTAATTAAACCTTACGGTTATGCTATTTGGGAAAAAATGCAAGCAGAATTAGATCGTATGTTCAAAGAAACAGGACATCAAAATGCCTATTTCCCTCTTTTTGTTCCCAAAAGTCTTTTTGAAGCGGAAGAAAAAAACGCTGAGGGGTTTGCTAAAGAATGTGCTGTTGTAACACATTACCGTTTAAAAAATGATGAAGAAAACCCCGGAAAACTTAAGGTTGATGCTAATGCTAAGTTGGAAGAAGAATTAATTGTAAGACCTACTTCTGAAGCCATTATTTGGAGTACTTATAAAAAATGGATTCAATCATACCGAGATTTACCTATTTTGGTGAATCAATGGGCTAATGTAGTACGTTGGGAAATGCGTACACGTTTATTTTTACGTACAGCCGAATTTTTATGGCAAGAAGGACATACAGCTCATGCTACAAAAAAAGAAGCTATTGAAGAGTCAGAACAAATGCAAGCTGTTTATGCTCAATTTGCTGAAGAATTTATGGCAATGCCTGTTATTAAAGGACGTAAAACTGAATCGGAGCGTTTTGCAGGTGCTGATGAAACCTATACAATTGAAGCCTTAATGCAAGATGGGAAAGCACTACAAGCAGGAACATCTCACTTTTTAGGACAAAATTTTGCAAAAGCATTTGATGTAAAGTTTACTTCAAAAGAAGGGAAACAAGAGTACGTTTGGGCAACATCTTGGGGTGTTTCTACTCGTTTAATGGGTGGTTTAATCATGACACATTCTGATGATTTTGGTTTGGTATTACCACCAAAATTAGCCCCAATTCAAGTTGTGATTGTGCCTATTTTCAAAGGAGAAGAACAATTAGCACAAATTTCTGAAAAAGCAAATCAAATTGTTTCTGCATTACGTTCTAAAGGAATTTCAGTTAAATTTGATAATCGAGATACTCATAAACCAGGATGGAAATTTGCACAATATGAATTGCAAGGGGTTCCTACACGAATTGCTATTGGACCTCGTGATTTAGAAAATGGTACTTGTGAATTAGCACGACGTGATACTTTAGAAAAGAAAATTTATTCACTAGATGAAGTTTCTGAAGTTATTCCTACTCTTTTAGAAGATATTCAAAAAAACATCTATAATAAAGCATTGAATTATCGTAATGAACATATTACAGAAGTTAATTCCTATGAAGAATTTAAAGAAGTTTTAGAAACAAAAGGTGGATTTGTTTCTGCACATTGGGATGGAACCACTGAAACAGAAGAAAAAATACAAGCAGAAACCAAAGCAACTATCCGTTGTATTCCTTTAGATATCAAAGAAGAAGAAGGTATTTGTATTTACTCTGGTAAACCTTCTAAACATAAAGTCTTATTTGCCAAAGCATATTAA
- a CDS encoding cartilage oligomeric matrix protein (May play a role in the structural integrity of cartilage via its interaction with other extracellular matrix proteins such as the collagens and fibronectin. Can mediate the interaction of chondrocytes with the cartilage extracellular matrix through interaction with cell surface integrin receptors. Could play a role in the pathogenesis of osteoarthritis. Potent suppressor of apoptosis in both primary chondrocytes and transformed cells. Suppresses apoptosis by blocking the activation of caspase-3 and by inducing the IAP family of survival proteins (BIRC3, BIRC2, BIRC5 and XIAP). Essential for maintaining a vascular smooth muscle cells (VSMCs) contractile/differentiated phenotype under physiological and pathological stimuli. Maintains this phenotype of VSMCs by interacting with ITGA7 (By similarity); Belongs to the thrombospondin family; Contains 4 EGF-like domains; Contains 1 TSP C-terminal (TSPC) domain; Contains 8 TSP type-3 repeats.) codes for MKRGNKFTKFLLSLVFCCIANVFFAQDYVQTCKDRINLTIVEGQSVDMVVGTITVTNNGATGVIEEGTPMSEESKYASIKVITSETVQLAEGETKEVPIRLIGTYEERAPRRLYFGFSAFFGDDNNCPKQLEIRVLTDEDGDGIADDDDNCVTISNSDQLDTDGDGMGDACDDDDDGDGVMDSEDACPLVIGTINGCPDSDGDGIADNDDNCVMMSNPDQLDTDGDGMGDVCDRDDDNDGVMDPEDDCPLIAGPAYGCPDADGDGFSDNKDNCPNTANSDQLDTDGDGQGDVCDNDDDGDGVMDSEDVCPLVYGTANGCLDTDGDGVADNDDNCPNIANSDQSDVDVDGIGDVCDDQVACTMSEAVDQLFIGFSSPYRRGPMGSYGIPHPDIPYQYYQGNALGSPFYPADNSMLMDPNRAIHYNTPYPAGRTTLLTKRITTPGPGDYSINLYGVALGPDVTISVYVDNELVGTQGMNLEGEGWGVISIPFTSNGGGHLIKIDSYVPGTDDIWIVDGRVCGVSLPTTSTRVLSSNQPILEENKPNLVVYPNPVNNLVHIKTDKDIKAWKMVSMSGETIAQGKFNMPKRRLNVNIESQLGGLYILKVIYKDGQTEDKKIMKK; via the coding sequence ATGAAAAGAGGAAACAAATTTACGAAATTTTTACTGTCGTTAGTCTTTTGTTGTATTGCTAATGTTTTTTTTGCACAAGATTATGTTCAAACATGTAAAGATAGAATCAATTTAACTATTGTAGAAGGACAATCTGTTGATATGGTCGTGGGGACGATTACAGTAACCAATAATGGAGCTACAGGAGTTATAGAGGAGGGTACACCGATGAGTGAAGAAAGCAAATATGCATCAATTAAAGTTATAACATCAGAAACAGTTCAACTTGCTGAAGGAGAGACAAAAGAAGTTCCTATAAGATTAATAGGTACGTATGAGGAACGTGCACCAAGACGTTTGTATTTTGGGTTTAGTGCATTTTTTGGAGATGATAATAATTGTCCGAAACAATTGGAAATAAGAGTTTTGACCGATGAAGATGGGGATGGAATAGCAGATGATGATGATAATTGTGTTACGATATCAAATTCAGATCAATTGGATACCGATGGTGATGGTATGGGTGATGCATGTGACGATGACGACGATGGCGATGGTGTAATGGATTCAGAAGATGCATGTCCTTTAGTAATAGGTACTATAAATGGTTGTCCAGATAGTGACGGAGATGGAATAGCAGACAATGACGACAATTGTGTTATGATGTCAAATCCAGATCAGCTGGATACCGATGGTGATGGTATGGGAGATGTATGTGATCGAGATGATGATAATGATGGTGTAATGGATCCAGAAGATGATTGTCCTCTGATTGCAGGACCTGCTTATGGTTGTCCTGATGCAGATGGGGATGGATTCTCAGATAACAAAGATAATTGCCCTAATACAGCTAATTCAGATCAATTGGATACTGATGGAGATGGGCAAGGAGATGTATGTGATAATGATGATGATGGAGATGGTGTAATGGATTCAGAAGATGTATGCCCATTAGTATATGGTACAGCAAATGGTTGTCTTGATACCGATGGAGATGGAGTAGCGGATAATGATGATAATTGTCCTAATATAGCGAACTCAGACCAATCTGATGTTGATGTTGATGGAATAGGAGATGTATGTGATGATCAAGTTGCGTGTACTATGTCAGAAGCTGTAGATCAGCTTTTTATAGGTTTCAGTTCGCCTTATAGAAGAGGGCCTATGGGATCTTATGGAATCCCTCACCCAGATATTCCTTATCAGTATTATCAAGGAAATGCTTTAGGATCACCTTTTTATCCAGCAGATAATTCTATGCTTATGGATCCTAATAGAGCAATCCATTACAATACACCTTATCCAGCAGGAAGAACTACTTTACTTACAAAAAGAATTACAACACCTGGGCCAGGTGATTATTCCATTAATTTATATGGTGTAGCTTTAGGACCAGATGTCACTATTTCAGTTTATGTGGATAACGAATTAGTGGGTACTCAGGGAATGAATTTAGAGGGAGAAGGCTGGGGAGTTATTTCAATTCCTTTTACTTCAAATGGAGGAGGTCATTTGATTAAAATTGATAGTTATGTACCAGGAACAGATGATATTTGGATAGTAGATGGAAGAGTGTGTGGAGTATCATTACCAACAACTTCAACAAGGGTATTAAGTAGTAACCAGCCTATTTTAGAGGAAAACAAACCTAATTTAGTGGTTTACCCTAACCCTGTAAACAACTTAGTGCATATAAAAACAGATAAAGACATTAAAGCATGGAAAATGGTAAGTATGTCAGGTGAAACAATTGCACAAGGCAAATTTAATATGCCTAAACGTAGATTAAATGTTAATATAGAAAGTCAATTAGGTGGTTTATATATTCTAAAGGTGATCTATAAAGATGGACAAACAGAGGACAAGAAGATCATGAAGAAGTAG
- a CDS encoding GTPase HflX (GTPase that associates with the 50S ribosomal subunit and may have a role during protein synthesis or ribosome biogenesis; Belongs to the TRAFAC class OBG-HflX-like GTPase superfamily. HflX GTPase family; Contains 1 Hflx-type G (guanine nucleotide-binding) domain.), which produces MLEKKEAQYERALLIGIITHEQNEEKSIEYLDELEFLANTAGAEVIKRFQQKVDQPNPKTFIGTGKLTEVKAFAEEHNIDTLIFDDELTPAQLKNLEKIVERKIIDRTGLILDIFAQRAQTSYARTQVELAQYEYLLPRLTRMWTHLERQRGGIGMRGPGETEIETDRRIIRDRITLLKKKLQAIDKQMATQRSNRGKMVRVALVGYTNVGKSTLMNVLSKSDVFAENKLFATLDTTVRKVVVKNLPFLLTDTVGFIRKLPTQLVESFKSTLDEVREADLLLHVVDISHDSFEDHVTSVNQILNEIESDAKPTLMVFNKIDQYTFEKRDEDDINPKTKQHYSLEDWKQTWMSNDHKAVFISAQTKENLEELKKIVFQEVKEIHIRRFPYNQYLFDYYDEDGSVNN; this is translated from the coding sequence ATGTTAGAAAAGAAAGAAGCACAATACGAAAGAGCACTATTGATTGGAATCATAACGCATGAACAAAACGAAGAAAAATCCATAGAATATTTAGATGAATTAGAGTTTTTAGCTAATACGGCAGGAGCTGAAGTTATAAAACGATTTCAACAAAAAGTAGATCAACCCAATCCTAAAACTTTTATAGGAACAGGGAAATTGACAGAAGTTAAAGCTTTTGCTGAAGAACATAATATTGACACTCTTATTTTTGATGATGAATTAACACCTGCACAGTTAAAGAATTTAGAAAAAATAGTAGAACGTAAAATTATTGATCGGACAGGGTTGATTTTAGATATTTTTGCCCAACGTGCACAAACTTCATATGCCAGAACACAAGTTGAACTAGCACAGTATGAATATTTATTACCACGATTGACTCGAATGTGGACACATTTAGAACGTCAGCGAGGAGGAATTGGTATGCGTGGACCTGGGGAAACCGAAATAGAAACCGATCGACGTATTATACGAGATCGTATCACATTATTAAAGAAAAAATTACAAGCAATTGATAAACAAATGGCTACCCAACGAAGCAACCGTGGTAAAATGGTTCGTGTAGCGTTAGTTGGGTATACCAACGTTGGGAAATCAACTTTGATGAATGTTTTAAGTAAATCAGACGTATTTGCAGAGAATAAATTGTTTGCCACTTTAGATACAACGGTTCGAAAAGTAGTGGTAAAAAACTTACCTTTTCTGTTAACCGATACTGTTGGATTTATTCGAAAATTACCTACACAGTTGGTAGAATCCTTTAAATCAACTTTAGATGAAGTACGAGAAGCTGATTTATTACTTCATGTAGTGGATATTTCACATGATAGTTTTGAAGATCATGTGACCTCTGTTAATCAAATTTTAAATGAAATTGAGAGTGATGCAAAACCAACTTTGATGGTTTTTAATAAAATAGACCAATATACTTTTGAAAAACGTGATGAGGATGATATCAATCCCAAAACCAAACAACATTATTCTTTAGAAGACTGGAAACAAACCTGGATGTCTAATGATCATAAAGCTGTATTTATTTCAGCTCAAACCAAAGAAAATTTAGAAGAACTAAAGAAAATTGTATTTCAAGAAGTGAAAGAAATTCATATACGTCGTTTTCCTTATAATCAGTACTTGTTTGATTATTATGATGAGGATGGAAGTGTGAATAATTAA
- the ppc gene encoding phosphoenolpyruvate carboxylase (Through the carboxylation of phosphoenolpyruvate (PEP) it forms oxaloacetate, a four-carbon dicarboxylic acid source for the tricarboxylic acid cycle. Belongs to the PEPCase type 1 family.; KEGG: fjo:Fjoh_2806 phosphoenolpyruvate carboxylase), whose product MATNPKIQRYNESVVSKYQIYNSILTTLPFHRVHKTGVMLPLLHELCEEGFKNKENPTDIINRFFDTYYNGISEKERIDILFRFIQFIERQVVLFDAVEEASFDIVNNMEGYGSMRMTKEDAESKNTQEELQAFLEDFKVRIVLTAHPTQFYPGPVLGIINDLADEVKKDDILTIKKLLAQLGKTPFFKKKKPTPYDEAVSIMWYLENVFYDTFGEIYHYIEQNIYKGKPIDNSIIDLGFWPGGDRDGNPFVTPEITEDVGKKLYQSIIHCYYNSIKALKRRLTFVGIYDRIVALERKLYDNTIKPYHDESFTLTSFLGELEAIRAELIEKHRSLFVEQLDLLICQVKLFGFHFASLDIRQDSRVHHKAFVSIVDELKKEGIALLPENFEELSEKEQLVVLGDIKGKIDPKLFEDEMARKTIQSIYAMQNIQKHNGERGCNRYIISNNQTAVNVMETFAMLNLTNWEKLTVDIIPLFETVDDLQGADKVMELLYTNPAYAAHLKSRGNKQTIMLGFSDGTKDGGYFMANWGIYRAKENLTAMARKYDIEVVFFDGRGGPPARGGGQTHRFYSSLGPTIENKEIQLTIQGQTISSNFGSDKAAQFNMEHLISAGVRGKLYNTQKSLLSEEERDIIETLANVSYEAYNNFKAHPKFLPYLEEMSTLKYYAKTNIGSRPSKRGNNSELKFSDLRAIPFVGSWSQLKQNVPGFYGVGTALKKYEDAGEFEKVQKLYRSSRFFKTLIGNSMMSLSKSFFDLTAYMQNDPEFGDFWTIIHDEYLLTQRLILKLAGYEVLMQNNPTGKSSIDVRESIVLPLLTIQQFALKKVRDIQLENENDSMLEVYEKIVTRSLFGNINASRNSA is encoded by the coding sequence ATGGCAACGAACCCTAAAATTCAGCGTTATAATGAATCGGTAGTGTCTAAATACCAGATTTATAACAGTATTTTAACAACCCTACCTTTTCACCGAGTACATAAAACGGGTGTGATGCTTCCACTTTTACATGAATTGTGTGAAGAAGGTTTTAAAAACAAAGAAAACCCTACCGATATTATCAATCGATTTTTTGATACGTATTATAATGGAATTTCTGAAAAAGAACGTATCGATATTTTGTTTCGTTTTATTCAGTTTATTGAGCGTCAAGTAGTACTTTTTGATGCGGTAGAAGAAGCCTCTTTTGATATTGTAAATAATATGGAAGGATATGGTTCCATGCGAATGACAAAAGAAGATGCAGAATCAAAGAATACTCAAGAAGAATTACAAGCTTTTTTAGAAGATTTTAAAGTGCGAATTGTTTTAACAGCACATCCCACACAGTTTTATCCAGGGCCTGTTTTAGGAATTATTAATGATTTGGCTGATGAAGTTAAAAAAGATGATATTTTAACCATAAAAAAATTATTAGCGCAACTGGGTAAAACACCTTTTTTCAAAAAGAAGAAACCAACTCCTTATGATGAAGCTGTAAGTATTATGTGGTACTTAGAAAATGTTTTTTATGATACTTTTGGTGAAATCTATCATTACATTGAACAGAATATTTACAAAGGAAAACCGATTGATAATTCCATTATCGATTTAGGATTTTGGCCAGGAGGAGATCGTGATGGAAATCCTTTTGTTACACCTGAGATTACAGAAGACGTTGGAAAAAAATTATACCAATCGATTATTCATTGTTACTATAATTCAATTAAAGCTTTAAAGAGAAGATTAACTTTTGTTGGAATTTATGATCGAATTGTAGCATTAGAAAGAAAATTATATGATAATACGATCAAACCATATCATGACGAATCGTTTACTTTAACTTCCTTTTTGGGAGAATTAGAAGCAATAAGAGCTGAATTGATTGAAAAACATCGTTCTTTATTTGTAGAACAATTGGATTTACTAATATGTCAAGTAAAATTATTTGGTTTTCATTTTGCATCTTTAGATATTAGACAAGATAGTCGTGTACATCATAAAGCATTTGTGTCCATTGTAGACGAATTGAAAAAAGAGGGTATAGCTTTACTTCCAGAGAATTTTGAAGAACTTTCTGAAAAAGAACAGTTAGTGGTTTTAGGAGATATTAAAGGAAAAATTGATCCTAAATTGTTTGAAGATGAAATGGCTCGTAAAACGATTCAATCTATTTATGCGATGCAAAACATCCAAAAGCATAATGGAGAGCGTGGTTGTAATCGTTATATTATCAGTAATAATCAAACTGCGGTAAATGTAATGGAAACGTTTGCGATGCTAAATTTAACAAATTGGGAAAAATTAACTGTTGATATTATTCCATTATTTGAAACCGTTGATGATTTGCAAGGCGCTGATAAGGTTATGGAGTTATTGTATACAAACCCAGCATATGCTGCTCATTTAAAGTCAAGAGGAAACAAACAAACCATTATGTTAGGATTCTCTGATGGAACTAAAGATGGAGGTTATTTTATGGCTAATTGGGGGATTTATCGTGCAAAAGAGAATCTAACAGCAATGGCCCGTAAATATGATATTGAAGTAGTCTTTTTTGATGGTAGAGGAGGACCTCCTGCGCGTGGAGGAGGGCAAACGCATCGCTTTTATTCTTCTTTAGGACCTACGATTGAAAATAAAGAAATTCAATTAACCATTCAAGGGCAGACCATTAGCTCTAATTTTGGGTCTGATAAAGCAGCACAATTTAATATGGAACATTTGATTAGTGCAGGCGTAAGAGGAAAATTATATAATACACAGAAATCATTGCTAAGTGAGGAGGAAAGAGACATAATTGAAACATTAGCAAATGTAAGTTATGAAGCGTATAATAATTTCAAAGCACACCCGAAATTCTTACCCTATTTAGAAGAAATGAGTACGTTGAAATATTATGCTAAAACCAATATTGGTTCACGTCCTTCAAAACGTGGAAATAATTCAGAACTAAAATTCTCAGATTTACGAGCAATTCCTTTTGTAGGTTCATGGTCACAATTAAAACAGAATGTTCCAGGGTTTTATGGAGTTGGAACAGCTCTGAAAAAATATGAAGATGCAGGTGAATTTGAAAAAGTTCAGAAATTGTATCGATCCTCTCGATTCTTCAAAACCTTAATTGGTAATAGTATGATGTCCTTAAGTAAATCCTTTTTTGATTTAACAGCGTATATGCAAAATGATCCTGAGTTTGGAGATTTTTGGACGATTATTCATGATGAGTATTTACTAACACAACGGTTAATTTTAAAGTTAGCAGGTTATGAAGTTCTGATGCAAAATAACCCAACAGGAAAATCTTCTATTGATGTAAGAGAATCCATTGTACTTCCTTTATTAACAATTCAACAATTTGCTTTAAAGAAAGTTCGTGATATTCAATTGGAAAATGAAAATGATTCCATGTTAGAAGTTTACGAAAAAATTGTAACCCGTTCATTATTTGGGAATATTAATGCAAGTAGAAATTCAGCTTAA
- the rfbD|rmlD gene encoding dTDP-4-dehydrorhamnose reductase (Catalyzes the reduction of dTDP-6-deoxy-L-lyxo-4- hexulose to yield dTDP-L-rhamnose; Belongs to the dTDP-4-dehydrorhamnose reductase family.; KEGG: nde:NIDE3014 dTDP-4-dehydrorhamnose reductase), which yields MRKNIIILGSNGQLGKELQQIKTKHNTLFASREEIDITDTKNLKNVLSKGWDYCINASAYTAVDKAEEEQKQAFLINSEAVDSLAKECHKQNIKLIHISTDYVFNGKSETPYRETDETDPINTYGASKLKGEQLALQNNPQTFIIRTAWVYSEFGNNFVKTMLRVGANNHRMRVVNDQFGSPTYARDLARVIFKIIDQDSDAFGTYHYSNEGKTHWAEFAQTIFDIKKLHVHVQGIPATEYPTPAARPYYSLLDKTKITKTFGLTIPHWKDSLKEMLENFDLK from the coding sequence ATGAGAAAAAATATAATAATATTGGGTTCTAATGGACAATTAGGGAAAGAATTACAACAAATAAAAACCAAGCACAATACTCTTTTTGCTTCACGGGAAGAAATTGATATTACGGATACAAAAAATCTTAAAAATGTTTTATCTAAAGGATGGGATTATTGTATTAACGCTTCTGCTTATACTGCTGTAGATAAAGCTGAAGAAGAACAGAAACAAGCCTTTTTAATTAATAGTGAAGCTGTTGACTCACTAGCGAAAGAATGTCATAAACAAAATATAAAACTCATACATATTTCAACAGACTATGTTTTTAATGGAAAGTCTGAAACACCTTATAGAGAAACAGATGAAACAGATCCTATTAATACATATGGTGCTTCTAAACTAAAAGGAGAGCAATTAGCTTTACAAAATAACCCTCAAACTTTTATTATTCGAACGGCTTGGGTCTATTCTGAATTTGGGAATAATTTTGTAAAAACCATGTTGCGTGTTGGAGCTAACAACCATCGAATGAGGGTAGTAAACGATCAGTTTGGTTCTCCTACTTATGCTCGTGATTTAGCTCGTGTGATTTTTAAAATCATAGATCAAGACTCTGATGCTTTTGGCACTTATCATTATTCGAATGAAGGAAAAACCCATTGGGCTGAATTTGCACAAACTATTTTTGATATTAAAAAATTACATGTTCATGTTCAAGGAATTCCTGCAACAGAGTATCCTACTCCAGCTGCTCGCCCTTATTACTCTCTTTTAGATAAAACCAAAATCACAAAAACTTTTGGTTTAACTATTCCTCATTGGAAAGATAGTTTGAAAGAAATGCTGGAAAATTTTGATTTGAAATAA